Proteins found in one Agaribacterium sp. ZY112 genomic segment:
- a CDS encoding AraC family transcriptional regulator: MHKKHFKLQNHHVLQTHDFDQAAQALENTWRPHQGLQRIGRNGFNFDISVASTNQLLIGQGTLKGLEIKGGRLEDYFTLAIPLSGFFRFTMENNAHVISKGKASVYSAGHEHDIWIPEHCELFNVRFPKAQLQAELEKLLGRKLSQDLRFEVELNLNCDFGQSLLRLLSLIVDDVNRQGLLSKPRSLAAHHLELSLLTLLLEEQTHNYSAELKQPQPQAGAWQVQRAEAYACMHLQQAISAGDLAKAAGVSERSLSTSFQKVHACSPTQFVRNLKLDAIRKDLMHKSKQNMDYASITDLALKYGFQHMGHFSQHYKQRFHETPSNTLKKAKDIF, translated from the coding sequence ATGCACAAAAAACACTTTAAATTACAGAACCACCATGTACTGCAGACACACGACTTTGATCAAGCAGCCCAAGCCTTAGAAAACACCTGGCGCCCCCATCAAGGCTTACAGCGTATAGGTCGTAACGGCTTTAATTTTGATATTTCTGTAGCCAGCACAAACCAGCTTCTTATAGGCCAAGGCACCCTTAAAGGCTTGGAGATCAAAGGAGGCCGCCTCGAAGACTATTTCACCTTAGCAATCCCACTAAGCGGCTTCTTCCGTTTTACGATGGAGAACAACGCCCACGTAATAAGCAAAGGCAAAGCCAGTGTCTATTCTGCAGGCCATGAACACGACATTTGGATTCCAGAGCACTGTGAATTATTCAATGTTCGATTCCCCAAAGCCCAACTTCAAGCAGAACTAGAAAAACTACTGGGTCGAAAATTAAGTCAGGATTTGCGCTTCGAAGTTGAGCTTAATTTAAATTGTGATTTTGGACAGAGCCTATTACGTCTCTTGAGCTTGATTGTTGACGATGTAAATCGGCAGGGGCTCCTTAGTAAGCCTCGCTCCTTAGCCGCACATCACTTAGAACTAAGCTTGCTCACGCTGCTATTAGAGGAGCAAACACACAACTACAGCGCCGAACTAAAACAGCCCCAGCCACAAGCTGGTGCTTGGCAAGTTCAACGCGCAGAAGCTTACGCCTGCATGCACTTACAGCAAGCAATAAGTGCTGGAGACTTAGCTAAAGCAGCCGGTGTTTCTGAACGCAGCTTAAGCACAAGCTTTCAAAAAGTGCACGCTTGTAGCCCCACACAATTTGTTCGCAATCTAAAACTTGATGCCATTCGTAAAGACCTAATGCATAAGTCCAAACAAAATATGGACTATGCCAGCATCACCGACCTTGCACTGAAATATGGTTTCCAACATATGGGCCACTTTAGCCAGCATTATAAGCAGCGCTTTCATGAAACCCCGAGCAATACCCTTAAAAAAGCCAAGGATATATTTTGA
- a CDS encoding bile acid:sodium symporter family protein gives MISIFQLLIPLLAFVLMFIVGTGLSIRDFQLVASKPRSFAGILFIQITVIPGIALLLCQFSGLPQPIQIGILLISICPAGAVSNTYTRLAYGNAALSVALTGIASLIALISMPVLAALLISSKLDLGASSFYLKVALQLALFLCLPVCLGMLVRHKKTDWVNKNNRRFDQISIVGIIAIILAALFSHLELLKTTGLALLGAALIFTLLMMGLGLLTAKILKLEPRDGKTIMIEFPVRNLAIAALISISVLQATDYLLFAAVFALVQGGIMTMVIISSRYSTLKQSKIGGNYC, from the coding sequence TTGATCAGTATTTTTCAGTTACTTATACCTCTGCTCGCCTTCGTATTGATGTTTATAGTTGGCACCGGCCTTAGTATTAGAGACTTTCAACTGGTCGCCTCTAAACCAAGATCATTTGCAGGCATCCTCTTCATTCAAATAACCGTTATCCCGGGTATTGCACTTTTATTATGCCAGTTCAGCGGACTTCCTCAGCCTATTCAGATTGGTATTTTGCTTATATCTATCTGCCCTGCTGGCGCTGTTTCAAACACCTATACACGTCTTGCCTATGGCAACGCCGCGCTCTCTGTTGCCCTTACAGGCATAGCATCTCTTATTGCTTTAATCAGTATGCCTGTATTGGCAGCCTTACTGATATCCTCAAAGCTCGACCTAGGGGCAAGCAGTTTTTATCTCAAGGTTGCCTTGCAGTTAGCTTTATTTTTATGCCTGCCTGTGTGCTTAGGTATGTTAGTGCGCCATAAAAAAACCGATTGGGTGAATAAAAACAATCGTCGTTTTGATCAGATTAGTATTGTCGGCATCATCGCCATTATTCTAGCAGCTCTTTTTTCTCATTTAGAACTGCTCAAAACCACAGGGTTAGCATTACTTGGGGCAGCACTTATTTTCACCTTGCTGATGATGGGCTTAGGCCTGTTAACAGCTAAGATACTGAAACTCGAACCGCGTGATGGAAAAACCATCATGATCGAGTTTCCAGTAAGAAACCTAGCTATTGCAGCACTTATATCCATTTCAGTACTACAAGCCACTGATTATTTATTATTTGCCGCCGTTTTTGCTTTAGTTCAGGGAGGCATAATGACCATGGTCATTATTAGCAGCCGTTATTCCACCCTGAAACAAAGTAAAATAGGGGGTAACTACTGCTAG
- a CDS encoding DUF3313 family protein, producing MKRLVPLKLLVSVKHLAPIVFSASLIIVSACSTPEPIVSDSPISEGPYAGMTKVDKSQFEMFYLRDGEDLTRFKAVKFDPLELDNLEINQGRLEMRDKKWDVTEEDKANLQKRFADRVASNFPSDGPIPLTDKAGKNVLSVSFEFTKFIPTASPDTGNNRAMRGSVWTYSVGGLFMNAKLYDSETGELVAYLADAREIGDRQQLQRNDSVNNSRNINLEINSWLNKLKSTMSSLAAQQGAAN from the coding sequence ATGAAACGTCTAGTCCCCTTGAAACTTCTAGTATCAGTAAAACACCTAGCACCTATTGTCTTCAGCGCTAGCCTTATTATCGTTAGTGCCTGTAGCACTCCAGAGCCAATTGTTAGCGATAGTCCTATCAGTGAAGGGCCTTACGCTGGTATGACCAAAGTAGATAAAAGTCAGTTTGAGATGTTTTACCTACGTGATGGTGAAGACTTAACTCGCTTTAAGGCAGTTAAATTTGACCCACTAGAATTGGATAATCTAGAAATTAATCAGGGCCGCTTAGAGATGCGCGATAAAAAGTGGGATGTAACAGAAGAGGATAAAGCAAACTTACAAAAACGCTTTGCCGATCGTGTGGCCAGTAACTTCCCCAGCGATGGCCCCATCCCTCTTACAGATAAAGCCGGTAAAAACGTCTTATCGGTCTCTTTTGAGTTTACCAAATTCATTCCCACCGCCTCACCTGACACCGGTAATAATCGCGCAATGAGAGGAAGTGTATGGACCTATAGCGTTGGTGGGCTCTTTATGAACGCCAAACTCTATGACAGTGAAACCGGTGAATTAGTCGCTTATTTAGCCGATGCTAGAGAAATAGGAGATCGCCAACAACTGCAGCGTAACGATTCAGTGAATAATTCGCGTAACATTAACTTGGAAATCAACTCTTGGTTAAATAAACTAAAGAGCACCATGAGTTCCCTTGCAGCGCAACAAGGGGCCGCTAACTAA